The DNA sequence ATAAATATGCCACCCCAGCCTTTAGCCTTGGCAATATGCATGAGAGTCAAAACAGCCTGCTTGCCACAGGCCTCGCACAGAGGCATGTCAGAAAATATGAAGCCGGTGATGGCTTCAGTGCAGATTCGGTCCAGGGTGACAGCCGTGTCGTAAGAATAGAAGTGGGAAAGATCCGAACTGGCCACAACCAGAGTGTCTTCATCAATATGCTGGACGAGCGCGCTAGCGAGGGCCTCTGGGTCTGAGCTGTTTGTCAGGATAGGAACGATTTCAAAATCCCCCAGCATCACTTGCAGGAAGGGGAGTTGAACCTCGAGGGAATGTTCCCTTTCGTGAGCTTGAGGGACATATTCAAAGAGCGGCAGTTTTCGGAGGGTGAAAGCAAGCTTTGCCAGGGGGACTTGTCCCAGTGGTGTTTGGTAAGCCTTGACGTTAGGAATGGATGCATCCCTCAAAGGGGCCCGGTGGCTGGGGCCAAGAAGTATAACCGTCTTTGTAGCCGGGTCTATCTGTGTGTATCCCGCAGCAGCCACAATACCTGAATAGATATATCCCGCATGGGGAACAACCAGTCCTCGGATTTTTCCCGCAACCTTAATGCCTGAGGCATCTTTCAAGAGGCTTCGGACTGTCTGTCCAAGCTCATCGTGCTTTTTAGGATAGAATAGGCCGGCTACAGCCGGTGGTCGCACTGTTGTGCTGGTTTCGTCAGAGGCGCACAAGGATTTCCACGTCCAACCGATTGCCAATGCCAGGATAAGAGCGATGAGTCCGAGTCTTTTCATTATCATCATTGTCAATCCCACGTGCCGCTAATGGGGATTCCGCAAAACTTGCATTTTCCCTTGTCTATCAGGTTTGCTACAACCGTGTAACCCCTTCTTTGAACCACAGTACGCCTGCAGTTGGGACATATGGTCTTGTCACACCCACCAGGCACATTGCCGATGTAAACGTGATTGAGACCTTCTTTCAAAGCTATCTCCTTGGCCTTTTCCAAGACCTCCACCGGCGTGGGCGGGAGACGGATAAGCTTGTACTGGGGAAAGAATCTGGAAAAATGAAGGGGATATTCAGATCCAAGGTTATCCAGAATCCAGCCGCACATTTTTTTTGTCATTTCCAGATCGTCTGTGTAAGTGGGAATGACCAGATTGATAATCTCCATCCAAACCCCTCGTCGGTGAAGGGTCTTGAAGGTTTCAAGGACAGGCTCAAGATGCCCGCCGTTTAAGTCCCAATAGATCTTGTCTGAAAAACTCTTGAGATTCACACTGGCCGCATCTATCACATCACATAGCCTGTTCAGGGCGGCTTGACTAATGTATGCATTGCTTACCCAGATATTCTTAATCCCCACCTTTTTCGCCTTGGCCGATATGTCGACCATGTATTCATAAAACGTCGTGGCCTCAGAATAAGTATAAGCAATGCTTTTGCACCCGTAACCGGAAGCCATCAACACGACTTCGTCCGGAGACATATTCTGATTGCGCGTCTTGTCCGGGCTTGTTTGAGATATCTCCCAGTTCTGGCAGTTCAGGCAGTGGAAGTTGCATCCGGCTACTGCAAGAGAAAAGGCCTTGCTTCCGGGATGAAAATGCAGCAGCGGCTTTTTCTCCACAGGGTCAACATGGACAACGCAAGGGTTTGCATAAGAAATGCTATAGAGTTTTCCCCCTATGTTCACCTTGGTCAGGCATCTTCCGCGGTTGCCGGGAAGGACCACGCATTCGTGGGGACAGGTGTCACACCGCACCTTGCCATTATCGAGTTGACTGTAAAAATAGGCCTCCTTTACATGTGGGTCTGTGGGAGAAAAGTCCTCTTTGGCCCATGCAAAATGCCACGGAAGGACCAAAGCGCCACAGGTTGCGCAAAATGTGGTCTTTATGAAATCTCTGCGGGATGTTTCCATGGGCATTCCTTTGAAAATAGTTTCTAAGGCCATCGCGACACAATATTGAGACCAAAGCTCAGGCCCTTAAGCACAAGGACTGAGATCAATACGCCAATAATTCCAATTTTAGGAAGAAACAGCAGTCCTGTCAATATAGTAC is a window from the Deltaproteobacteria bacterium genome containing:
- the amrB gene encoding AmmeMemoRadiSam system protein B — encoded protein: MKRLGLIALILALAIGWTWKSLCASDETSTTVRPPAVAGLFYPKKHDELGQTVRSLLKDASGIKVAGKIRGLVVPHAGYIYSGIVAAAGYTQIDPATKTVILLGPSHRAPLRDASIPNVKAYQTPLGQVPLAKLAFTLRKLPLFEYVPQAHEREHSLEVQLPFLQVMLGDFEIVPILTNSSDPEALASALVQHIDEDTLVVASSDLSHFYSYDTAVTLDRICTEAITGFIFSDMPLCEACGKQAVLTLMHIAKAKGWGGIFIDYKNSGDTAGGRNRVVGYASIAFVDRKEGSTKMKANLSAQDRKALLRLARSAVEAKLVRGAKVERPGLSSPALTEKRGCFVTLHKHGQLRGCIGTIEPVSSLVECVEENAQSAAFRDPRFSSLKADELSEIDIEVSVLTVPEKLNFKDGEDLKSELEPLVHGVILSRGPNRSTFLPQVWKQLPDKEQFLEHLCLKGGMSSKAWQDPKTKVKVYQAEVFGEEDFE
- the amrS gene encoding AmmeMemoRadiSam system radical SAM enzyme, yielding METSRRDFIKTTFCATCGALVLPWHFAWAKEDFSPTDPHVKEAYFYSQLDNGKVRCDTCPHECVVLPGNRGRCLTKVNIGGKLYSISYANPCVVHVDPVEKKPLLHFHPGSKAFSLAVAGCNFHCLNCQNWEISQTSPDKTRNQNMSPDEVVLMASGYGCKSIAYTYSEATTFYEYMVDISAKAKKVGIKNIWVSNAYISQAALNRLCDVIDAASVNLKSFSDKIYWDLNGGHLEPVLETFKTLHRRGVWMEIINLVIPTYTDDLEMTKKMCGWILDNLGSEYPLHFSRFFPQYKLIRLPPTPVEVLEKAKEIALKEGLNHVYIGNVPGGCDKTICPNCRRTVVQRRGYTVVANLIDKGKCKFCGIPISGTWD